One segment of Allorhodopirellula heiligendammensis DNA contains the following:
- the gpmI gene encoding 2,3-bisphosphoglycerate-independent phosphoglycerate mutase: MTQLRRRPVVLIIRDGWGQNPDPKWNDSNAIYLAKCPVDEKLTAEYPSVLIATSGEDVGLPDGVMGNSEVGHQNIGAGRIVDQEVMRITRAIRDESFFSNPVIQGAVDHVKKSGGRLHLLGLMSDGRVHSDLQHGMAIIDLAKRNGFKGDQLAIHAITDGRDTSPHGGLNFVQQIEDKCAQAGVGVVASVIGRFYAMDRDLRWERVQSAYDMMTKGAAHTATSASQAIQDYYDHPSDSNRTGDEFVLATSIVAPGQSPVLVSPGDAVIFMNYRGDRTREITKAFTYSDPEWQNIPGGGFDRGAKIDNLFFATMTGYETGLPVEVIFEKRAKMPNILGDVVATAGLKQFRCAETEKYPHVTFFFNDYRDDPFAGEEWGMAPSPRDVSTYDQEPEMSAEGITEQVLEHIQAGENDLYIVNFANGDMVGHTGVLNAAITAVEKVDDCVGRIVEATLAAGGSLVVTADHGNCEQMIDPVTGGPHTAHTTYTVPLIVVDPDARGKSLRAGGRLADIAPTVLALMGLAKPAEMTGESLVEIS; the protein is encoded by the coding sequence GTGACTCAATTACGCCGACGCCCTGTTGTTCTCATTATTCGTGATGGATGGGGACAGAATCCGGACCCGAAGTGGAACGACAGTAATGCTATCTATCTAGCAAAATGCCCCGTCGACGAGAAATTGACCGCAGAGTATCCATCTGTGTTGATCGCCACATCGGGCGAAGACGTGGGACTGCCCGATGGTGTGATGGGCAACAGCGAAGTTGGGCACCAGAACATTGGCGCCGGACGAATCGTTGACCAGGAAGTCATGCGGATCACCCGTGCGATCCGTGACGAGTCGTTCTTCTCTAATCCGGTCATCCAAGGTGCTGTCGATCACGTCAAGAAATCAGGTGGTCGCCTTCATTTACTCGGGCTCATGTCTGATGGTCGTGTGCACAGCGATTTACAGCATGGTATGGCTATCATTGATCTAGCAAAACGAAACGGATTCAAAGGTGACCAACTGGCGATCCATGCGATCACCGACGGACGAGATACCTCGCCTCACGGCGGCCTGAATTTTGTGCAGCAGATTGAGGACAAATGCGCGCAGGCTGGGGTCGGCGTCGTCGCCTCGGTGATCGGTCGATTCTATGCAATGGACCGTGACCTCCGCTGGGAACGTGTTCAGTCGGCCTACGATATGATGACCAAGGGTGCCGCCCACACCGCGACTTCGGCCAGCCAGGCAATTCAAGACTATTACGATCATCCATCGGACTCGAATCGTACCGGAGACGAATTTGTCCTGGCCACGTCAATCGTTGCTCCGGGCCAATCGCCCGTTCTGGTCAGCCCGGGCGACGCGGTTATCTTCATGAACTATCGTGGCGACCGTACTCGAGAGATCACCAAAGCCTTCACCTATAGCGATCCCGAATGGCAGAACATTCCTGGTGGCGGTTTTGATCGTGGTGCGAAAATAGATAATCTCTTTTTCGCAACGATGACCGGTTATGAAACCGGACTGCCCGTGGAAGTGATTTTTGAAAAGCGTGCCAAGATGCCGAATATTCTCGGCGATGTGGTTGCGACGGCAGGCCTGAAGCAGTTTCGCTGTGCAGAAACCGAAAAGTATCCGCACGTGACTTTTTTCTTCAACGATTACCGTGACGATCCATTTGCTGGTGAAGAGTGGGGAATGGCGCCCTCACCGCGCGACGTATCGACCTACGATCAAGAGCCCGAGATGTCCGCAGAAGGTATCACAGAACAAGTTCTGGAGCACATTCAGGCCGGCGAGAATGATTTGTACATCGTCAACTTTGCCAACGGTGACATGGTGGGGCATACGGGCGTCTTGAACGCTGCGATTACCGCTGTCGAGAAGGTAGACGACTGCGTCGGGCGTATCGTTGAGGCAACCCTCGCCGCAGGCGGTAGCCTCGTCGTCACTGCGGACCACGGCAATTGCGAACAGATGATCGATCCAGTGACGGGGGGCCCCCACACCGCGCACACAACTTACACCGTGCCCCTGATCGTGGTCGATCCCGACGCTCGCGGGAAGTCACTGCGGGCAGGCGGGCGTCTGGCGGACATTGCACCAACTGTTCTCGCATTGATGGGGCTCGCCAAGCCTGCCGAGATGACTGGTGAGTCGTTGGTGGAGATCTCTTAA
- a CDS encoding BBP7 family outer membrane beta-barrel protein, producing MHNIANSQQTTTPAMFRMAVVLMCQFPFAVQAVRADGPMTRAQAMQTNEVVHWRPVRAEECASLPPQGSYEEFEEPYEPLPNLGSFSPGACDQYGACDGFDSCPPRHLPGNFWIRAEYLHWSLDAIDLPALVTTSPAGTLPQNTGVLGQPGTAVLFGGTSYGDSFRSGARVTVGWQDDACGNGWQASAMGVFNDDTSFFSSAGLLARPVFDTGTASEASMIVAHPDYLTGSVSATVGNQLQMYDINRRLSMSSSQCQTVDFLVGYRYGQLDETLGVSQSSVYTEPQGQIISGTTVNLYDHFSAENRFNGAQFGFQFQQHSASTTLSLIAKVGLGVNQAKATIDGATVTTVPGGGSATFDGGLLAQSTNIGVYEESKFAVLPEVGVNLHTRMDEHLEVFVGYSLLYWSDAVRVSSQVNRKVSQFPPEPITGTADPAYQFQTDSFFAHGLNVGGTITF from the coding sequence ATGCATAACATTGCCAATTCTCAGCAGACCACCACGCCAGCGATGTTCCGTATGGCCGTGGTGCTCATGTGCCAGTTTCCGTTTGCGGTTCAGGCTGTCCGAGCGGATGGCCCCATGACACGTGCCCAAGCGATGCAGACAAACGAGGTCGTGCATTGGCGACCGGTGAGGGCCGAGGAATGTGCCTCGCTGCCTCCCCAAGGCTCCTACGAGGAGTTTGAGGAACCGTATGAGCCTCTACCGAACCTCGGTTCGTTCAGCCCTGGGGCGTGCGACCAATATGGTGCGTGCGACGGGTTCGATTCGTGTCCGCCACGTCACCTGCCCGGCAACTTTTGGATTCGCGCTGAATACTTGCATTGGTCACTCGACGCGATCGACCTGCCCGCTCTCGTCACAACCAGCCCCGCGGGCACCCTGCCCCAAAACACGGGCGTGCTCGGCCAGCCCGGGACGGCAGTGTTGTTCGGCGGCACATCCTATGGCGACTCCTTCCGCTCGGGTGCGCGGGTTACCGTGGGCTGGCAAGACGACGCCTGCGGCAACGGTTGGCAAGCAAGTGCAATGGGGGTTTTTAACGACGATACATCCTTTTTCAGCAGTGCCGGACTGCTGGCACGTCCCGTCTTTGATACGGGGACCGCGTCCGAAGCGTCAATGATTGTCGCTCACCCGGACTATCTGACTGGATCGGTTTCGGCGACGGTTGGAAACCAATTGCAGATGTACGATATCAATCGGCGGTTGAGTATGTCGTCATCGCAGTGCCAAACAGTCGATTTCTTGGTCGGGTACCGCTATGGTCAACTCGACGAGACGTTGGGGGTGAGTCAGTCATCGGTATACACCGAACCTCAGGGGCAAATCATCTCGGGGACGACAGTGAACCTGTACGATCATTTCTCCGCCGAGAATCGCTTCAACGGTGCGCAATTCGGATTCCAATTTCAACAACACTCGGCTTCAACGACGTTGTCGCTGATCGCCAAAGTGGGTTTGGGCGTCAACCAGGCCAAAGCTACCATTGACGGTGCCACCGTGACCACCGTTCCCGGCGGCGGTTCAGCTACGTTCGATGGCGGATTGCTCGCTCAGAGCACGAACATTGGTGTCTACGAGGAATCCAAATTCGCGGTCTTGCCTGAGGTGGGGGTGAATCTGCATACTCGCATGGACGAGCATCTCGAGGTGTTTGTCGGATACAGCCTGCTGTACTGGTCCGACGCTGTTCGGGTGAGCAGCCAAGTTAATCGTAAAGTGTCTCAGTTCCCGCCGGAACCAATTACGGGCACCGCTGACCCTGCCTACCAGTTCCAAACCGACAGTTTTTTCGCTCACGGTTTGAACGTCGGCGGCACGATCACGTTCTAG
- a CDS encoding autotransporter outer membrane beta-barrel domain-containing protein: protein MTLITRAIRPYRTHRRWILAGWIAMASVGAAHAADIEVTSIDDSGPGTLREALTNAADGDRVVFNIPGGVASTITLASDLPDVTSNITFSNPGPAIAIDRNGSGPLTFADSIVDPTGLKFDPVRGSYDISATTASRIFGDDVVIGNVQSTGTIAPGANATSGSIGTLTIEGNLNASDATFEFDITGNDPAQNDIVIVDGRANISNATLQPRFSGSDYQVGNSLTVLRSAGPLIGGVSSTGPFQLPNNPFLEAMADQNANDVFLNIVDNGEDFADVVTGCNSAAAATAFDEVRMGGSPPLSIEELRNGSTLQVTTAVNQLSGAIYANLLDAEIEHMQMNVGSVRDRIVMQLDHPVDLDVCQTWARGYGIDGEVGVDDCMTEGYHQQTGGLELGVARVNASGFAVHGFTHLANSTLDNGDAGQNADIGSYRGGGAIQYVGDFAYIVGMAGGGGQSYDVHRSLSAVPDATFVESSFSGLSRYGYLEIGKAFGGGRVLWLPHVGLQSLYSDFNTTRESGDADFGLNVTGSDRDSLRSLIGIDVQNTGPTELGPATTRLRLGWFHEYLDDTTTLANQFQNAGALTPFDSRSVDAGRDWAAVGVQLDWGMIWGGRLTGGYQGFYNSDTTFHLGSIGSMWMF, encoded by the coding sequence ATGACTCTGATTACTCGTGCAATTCGACCGTATCGAACCCACCGCCGCTGGATTCTGGCAGGCTGGATTGCCATGGCAAGCGTTGGGGCGGCCCACGCTGCGGACATTGAAGTGACGTCAATCGACGATTCTGGTCCAGGAACGTTACGTGAAGCGCTGACCAACGCAGCGGACGGTGACCGGGTCGTTTTTAACATTCCAGGTGGAGTCGCATCAACAATTACGTTGGCAAGCGATTTACCGGACGTCACTAGCAATATTACGTTCTCCAACCCAGGTCCTGCGATCGCGATCGATCGCAACGGGAGCGGGCCATTAACGTTTGCAGATTCGATTGTAGATCCGACGGGGCTGAAGTTTGATCCGGTCCGAGGGTCCTACGATATCTCTGCGACTACCGCATCGCGAATCTTTGGCGATGACGTCGTCATCGGCAATGTGCAGTCGACAGGAACAATTGCACCGGGCGCAAATGCGACGTCCGGCTCGATTGGAACGCTCACCATTGAAGGCAATTTAAACGCGAGCGACGCCACATTCGAATTTGACATCACGGGAAATGATCCTGCACAAAACGATATTGTTATCGTCGATGGGAGGGCAAATATTTCCAATGCGACGCTGCAACCGCGATTCAGTGGCTCGGACTATCAGGTTGGAAACTCGCTTACTGTTCTGCGTTCAGCTGGTCCCCTAATCGGAGGGGTCTCGTCCACCGGACCGTTCCAGCTGCCGAACAATCCATTCTTGGAAGCAATGGCCGACCAGAATGCAAACGACGTCTTTTTGAACATTGTGGACAACGGAGAAGACTTCGCTGACGTCGTCACGGGGTGCAATTCGGCTGCTGCGGCAACAGCGTTTGACGAAGTCCGAATGGGAGGTTCCCCACCCCTTAGTATTGAGGAACTTCGAAACGGTTCAACTCTACAAGTGACTACTGCTGTCAATCAGCTCTCAGGTGCCATTTATGCCAATCTGCTCGACGCGGAGATTGAGCATATGCAGATGAACGTGGGTTCGGTCCGAGACCGGATCGTCATGCAGCTCGATCATCCCGTTGATCTCGACGTCTGTCAAACTTGGGCGCGGGGGTACGGGATCGATGGGGAAGTTGGTGTCGATGATTGCATGACGGAGGGGTATCACCAGCAGACCGGAGGTCTTGAGCTTGGCGTCGCTCGCGTGAACGCGAGCGGGTTCGCCGTGCATGGTTTTACGCACCTCGCTAACTCCACATTGGATAATGGTGACGCGGGACAGAACGCGGATATCGGCTCATACCGCGGGGGCGGTGCGATTCAATACGTTGGCGATTTCGCGTATATCGTCGGCATGGCAGGAGGTGGCGGACAGTCGTATGACGTTCATCGGTCGCTGTCTGCAGTTCCTGATGCGACGTTCGTTGAAAGTTCGTTCAGCGGGCTGTCTCGGTATGGCTACCTGGAGATAGGGAAGGCATTCGGCGGCGGAAGGGTGCTTTGGCTGCCCCATGTTGGATTGCAAAGTCTGTACTCCGATTTCAACACGACGCGAGAGTCAGGCGACGCGGACTTTGGCTTAAACGTCACCGGGAGCGACCGAGATTCATTGCGATCACTGATTGGGATCGACGTTCAGAACACGGGTCCCACGGAGTTGGGCCCAGCCACGACGCGTCTTCGATTAGGATGGTTCCATGAGTACTTGGACGATACGACTACTCTCGCCAACCAATTTCAAAATGCAGGCGCCCTTACTCCTTTTGACTCACGCAGTGTCGATGCAGGACGCGACTGGGCTGCCGTGGGTGTGCAGTTGGACTGGGGGATGATTTGGGGTGGCCGGCTCACGGGCGGGTACCAAGGATTCTATAACTCCGATACCACATTTCATCTGGGATCCATCGGATCGATGTGGATGTTTTGA
- a CDS encoding ArsR/SmtB family transcription factor encodes MNHADDSDEIRCAAYFKALAEPLRLQIVKALQTGPLSVSDLACSLEQEIGTVSHHLRVLFRAGLVSTQREGKYIYYSLSSDFHKQASNTRKIGSLDFGCCKLDISPTSN; translated from the coding sequence ATGAACCATGCCGACGATTCAGACGAAATTCGCTGCGCCGCGTACTTCAAAGCATTGGCGGAGCCATTACGGCTGCAGATCGTGAAGGCACTCCAGACTGGACCGTTGAGTGTTTCGGACTTGGCCTGCTCACTCGAACAGGAAATAGGAACCGTTTCCCATCACCTGCGTGTACTCTTCCGCGCCGGTCTCGTATCGACGCAGCGAGAAGGAAAGTACATCTACTATTCGCTCAGTAGCGATTTCCACAAGCAAGCTAGCAACACCAGAAAAATCGGCTCGCTCGACTTCGGATGCTGCAAACTCGACATCAGCCCCACGTCCAATTAG
- a CDS encoding cohesin domain-containing protein — MASVSMASAMLPDLSSGGSGSDGQTIAAEVSTPIEVTGADGMRAAEVRIQFDPSEVTTDASRIRSGDVWGGRAAVIANVNQEAGTIVAFVFSATPVATGDGKLIDIDFTPNPGSSLGEPIAIDVQKVRLNEGHISLTQEPIVGLDASDGRIETSGRPQVDTQPRRIRGSFLADSVTDEENCNAVLASSRADEEGEDTSWQGPQVQYAPATVPQVELQSPMTPQAVDDVYRHMFDSQSTTKRRLNVRATWHH; from the coding sequence ATGGCTAGCGTTTCGATGGCGAGTGCGATGCTGCCCGATTTGTCGTCGGGCGGCTCGGGCAGCGACGGCCAGACCATCGCGGCAGAGGTATCCACGCCCATCGAAGTCACCGGCGCTGATGGAATGCGGGCAGCCGAAGTACGGATTCAATTCGATCCCTCCGAAGTCACCACAGATGCGTCACGGATCCGCAGCGGAGACGTCTGGGGTGGCCGCGCGGCGGTGATTGCGAATGTGAATCAGGAAGCTGGAACGATTGTGGCTTTTGTATTCTCGGCGACTCCAGTCGCGACAGGCGACGGCAAATTGATCGATATCGATTTCACACCCAACCCCGGTAGCTCGCTGGGTGAACCGATCGCGATCGATGTCCAGAAGGTGCGACTCAATGAGGGACATATTTCGCTCACGCAAGAGCCCATCGTTGGCCTGGATGCGAGCGACGGACGAATCGAAACAAGCGGTCGGCCCCAAGTCGATACGCAACCACGCCGCATTCGAGGTTCATTCTTGGCCGACAGCGTCACCGACGAAGAAAACTGCAATGCCGTTCTAGCCTCGTCACGGGCCGACGAAGAAGGCGAGGATACCTCGTGGCAAGGACCGCAAGTACAGTATGCCCCCGCCACGGTCCCACAGGTAGAATTGCAAAGCCCGATGACTCCCCAAGCCGTCGATGATGTCTATCGACACATGTTTGATTCGCAGTCCACGACGAAACGTCGCCTCAACGTGCGTGCAACCTGGCACCACTAA
- a CDS encoding SdrD B-like domain-containing protein — MKKKRSRSLTVQPLESRRLLAAVDIPDDLTGDVSALVSVPVNIDDAAAVRGAEIRLSYDTDLLDLDPDAITAGSVWTGLDTQVTASVDDAAGTVTIFIAASAALPTGSGSLVILPFSIAGTATVGDTTVLDLTEVSLNEGQIPVTPTPVPGSDATDGLITVTGNSGNESIGGFVYADTNTNNTPELVEGIPGVVITLTNVATGETLQTTTDATGRYDFADLSPATYRIEESQPIAYLEGGVNELSVTIVVDQTIADQNFRELGLLPQYVYNRLHTTVVQPVGSTAWTDTILQINTDAAATDTTTNTPAVASNTDQSSSTQTASDQSQAAPAGEPLPELELSPVTARLLSSQSQVVPVNVESGQRKTDDDAVARDQALASMLIW; from the coding sequence ATGAAGAAAAAACGCTCTCGCTCACTCACAGTCCAGCCGCTCGAATCTCGGCGTTTGCTCGCCGCTGTCGACATTCCTGATGATCTGACAGGGGATGTATCGGCACTGGTATCTGTACCTGTGAACATCGATGATGCGGCCGCAGTGCGAGGGGCCGAAATCCGACTCAGCTACGACACGGATCTACTCGATCTCGACCCTGATGCGATCACGGCCGGTTCCGTGTGGACAGGTCTGGACACGCAAGTTACCGCAAGTGTTGACGACGCCGCAGGCACCGTCACGATCTTCATTGCTGCATCGGCCGCACTACCCACCGGCAGCGGCAGCCTCGTGATCTTGCCGTTTTCGATTGCTGGGACAGCCACGGTCGGTGACACCACAGTCCTCGATTTAACCGAAGTAAGCCTCAACGAAGGCCAGATCCCGGTCACGCCAACGCCTGTCCCGGGCAGTGACGCTACCGATGGACTGATAACCGTAACGGGAAACTCAGGAAACGAGAGCATTGGTGGTTTCGTTTACGCCGATACCAACACCAATAACACACCCGAACTCGTCGAAGGCATTCCTGGCGTCGTGATCACGCTGACCAATGTGGCGACAGGGGAAACCCTGCAGACGACCACCGATGCCACTGGACGCTATGATTTTGCCGACTTGAGCCCGGCCACCTATCGGATTGAAGAATCGCAACCGATCGCCTATCTCGAAGGTGGCGTCAATGAACTGTCGGTGACGATCGTCGTCGACCAAACGATCGCGGACCAGAATTTTCGCGAACTCGGGCTGTTGCCACAGTACGTCTACAACCGACTGCATACTACCGTGGTCCAGCCCGTCGGATCGACTGCATGGACAGACACGATTTTGCAAATCAACACCGATGCGGCTGCTACAGACACCACCACCAACACGCCCGCAGTTGCCAGCAATACCGATCAATCCTCGTCTACCCAGACCGCATCGGATCAATCGCAAGCCGCGCCCGCTGGGGAACCCCTTCCCGAGCTGGAACTGTCGCCAGTTACCGCTAGGCTCCTGTCGAGCCAGTCCCAGGTAGTGCCCGTGAACGTCGAATCTGGCCAGCGGAAGACAGATGATGACGCGGTGGCACGAGATCAAGCACTAGCTTCTATGCTGATTTGGTAA